The segment GGAGCCCATAGTAACCTCGGTTTCGGTGATCTCCACCTGGGCCTCGGCGGCCAACACCTGGGCGATGGCGTCCGGGCAGGACAGCACCTGGCGGCCGTTCTGCCAGATGGGGTTGGGGCAGCGGATGCCCGAGATCTGCTTGATGATCGACTCCACCTTGACTCCGGAACGCAGGGCCAGCGAAATCAACCGGCCGGTGGATTCGATCTGCGAGGAGGCACAGCCGCCGGTCTTGCCCATCTGGGCGAAGACCTCGCAAAAACCCACCTCATCCCGGTTGACGGTGACGTAGAGTTTGCCGCAGCCGGTATTGATCAGTTGGGTGACCCCCATGGTGCGGGTGGGCCGTGGTCGCGGCGCGATGTAGCGCTCTTCCGGGGCCTTCTGGGCGCCGAAGCTCAGCACCTGCTCTGGACGGCTGCCGTCCCGGTAGATGGTCACCCCCTTGAGCCCCAGTTCATGGGCCATGACATAGACCTGGCGCACATCTTCGGCCGCGGCGCTCTGGGGGAAATTGACCGTCTTCGACACCGCGTTGTCGGTATATTTCTGGAAGGCGGCCTGGATGCGGATATGCCATTGCGGCGAGACGTCGTGGGCGGTGACAAACAGCCGCCGGATGTCCTTGGGTATCTCTTTGATGTCGCGGATGGTGCCCTGCTGGGCGATCTGCTTCATCAGTTCCGGGCTGTAAAAGCCCCGGCGCCGGGCCACTTCCTCAAAATAGGGGTGTACTTCCACCAGTTCAGCGCCGTCCAGCACCCGCCGCACAAAGGAAATGGCAAACAAGGGCTCAACGCCGCTGGAACAGCCGGCAATGATGCTGATGGTGCCGGTGGGGGCCACGGTGGTGGTGGTGGCATGGCGCATCTGGCCGTGACCATTGCCGTCATAAATTGAGCCCGGGAAATTCGGGAAATTGCCCCGGCGGGCGGCCAACTCGGCCGACGCGGCCCTGGATTCGGCCTGAATAAAGCCCATAACCTCTTCAGCGGTCTGCACCGCCTCTTCGGAGTTATAGGGAATGCCCAGCCTGACCAACAGATCGGCAAAGCCCATCACCCCCAGGCCGATCTTGCGGTTTTGCAGGGTGCGCTCGCCGATGACCGGCAGCGGGAAGTTATTGGCATCAATGACGTTATCCAGGAAGTGCACCGCGGTCCACACCAGTTCCTTCAGGCGGGCATAATCAATGCTGCCGGCCGCGGCCACATGGGCAAGATTAAGGGACCCCAGGTTGCAGGACTCATAAGGCAGCAGCGGCTGTTCGCCGCAAGGATTGGTGGCCTCGATGTCGCCGACGTGGGGGATGGTGTTGCCCCGGTTGATGGCATCCAGGAAAATCACCCCGGGCTCACCGGTGGCCCAGGCACTCTGGACGATCATGTCGAACAGGACCGCGGCGTTGACCTTTTTGACCACGACACCGGTACGGGGGTTGACCAGGGGAAATTCCGTACCGTGCGCCACGGCAGTCATAAAGGCGTCGGTCAGGGCCACCGAAATATTGAAATTATTCAACCGGTCCAGCTTGTTCTTGCAGGTGATAAATTTTTCGATGTCAGGATGATCGACCCGCAGGATGCCCATATTGGCCCCCCGCCGGGTGCCGCCCTGCTTGATGGTTTCGGTGGCCACATCAAAGATATTCATGAAAGAAATCGGCCCCGAGGCCACCCCCTTGGTGGACAGCACCGGGTCGTTTTCGGGGCGGATGCGGGAAAAGGAGAAGCCGGTGCCGCCGCCGCTCTTGTGGATCAGAGCGGTATGTTTAATGGCCTCGAAGATGCTGTCGATGGAATCCTCGACCGGCAGCACGAAACAGGCCGACAACTGCCCCAATTCCCGCCCGGCGTTCATCAGGGTGGGGGAATTGGGCATAAAGGCCAGGGAGGCCATCAAGTCGTAGAACTTACGGCTAGTGGCGGCCACATCGGCCTCCGGGTCATAGAGGCGGTCTACCTGGGCGATGGTCCCGGCCACCCGCTCGAACATATCGGTCGCGGCCTCGCAGACTTCGCCCTGGTTGTCTTTTTTGAGATAGCGTTTCTTGAGTACCACCAGAGCATTGGAGCTTAAAGGTAGGTCCCCACCGATTTCCCTATCGATTGCCGTGCTGATCATTGCCGCCTCCTCCGTTTTAGGTCAAAACTGTGCGCCTTTTCTAACCTCTTTAAAATACTATATATTGTATTTTAGGAGATATTAACCTACTATATATCCATTGTCAAGAAAATTTTTGCCGGTATCCGACTTTTTCCGAAAACCTCGATGGCGGCTGGCAAGATGATTCGACCGGCAAAACCGGAGCAGTTAAAATGGCTTTTTAAGTGGAGGGGGGATGGCAAAATTTGAAAAGCCATCGCCAGGGAGATCCACTGGATTGCAGCGGCGCAGATTTTAAGAGTGGGGGCCCGGACCATCCGCGGCAGGCGGGCAGCCTATCAGGAGCACGAGGCAGCGCTTAAGACCTTACTCTTCCAGATCCCGTTTGAAAAAACTTTGGATCGGAGCCTGGCTTAGTGAATCGCGGCGTTCCTCGAGCCAGTATTCCTGGTCAATCTGGGTCCCCTCGGCAACCGATATCTCGTCATCGTATTCGGGGCTCCGGCTTTCTTGGGCATATCTGCCTACTGGGAGATCAGGGAAATCCTCTACGGGCTGATTTTTTAAGGCTTCTCGCATAAAAGCAATAAATATCGGGGCCGCGGCCTGGGAGCCGGTCTCTCGGCTTCCCAGTGGTTGTTCGTTATCCATTCCCACCCAGACCCCGGCAGTAGACAAGGGAGTAAATCCGATAAACCAGGCATCCCGGCAACGATTTGTAGTCCCGGTTTTGCCGCCAATAGGCCGCTTCAAGACCTTTACCCGTTGGCCAGTGCCGCGTTGCACCACCCCGACCAACAATTCGGTCATGATCTGGGCGGTTCGGGGACTGATGGCCGGTTGCTTAAAAGGCCGGTGTTCCTCCAATATCCGGCCGTCCCGGTCCTCCACGCGTTCAATGAAAATTGGCCTGACCAGTTGACCCTGGTTGGGGAACACTGTATAGGCCCGGGTCAGTTCCATTAAAGTAACTTCGGAAGAGCCCAGAGCGGAAGAATAATTGGGATAGATTTCCGAGGTAATCCCCAGCTGCTGGGAAATTTTCATGAGCTGCGGCAGGCCAATACTGATCAGCAACCGAACGGTAGGGATATTGCGCGACCGGGCCAAAGCAGTGGCCAGGGGGGTGGGACCAAAAAATTTGCCATCGTAGTTCTTGGGCGTCCAGAGTTTTCCTGGCTTTCCGCCTGGTAAAGCAATCGGCGCGTCAAGAAGCATAGAATGGGGACCATATCCCTTTTCAATGGCGGCGGCATAAATAATCGGCTTAAAGGCCGAACCAGGCTGCCGCCGGGCCTGGATGGCCCGGTTAAAGGGACTGTCGCTGAAATCCTTGCCGCCCATCAGGACCCGGACCTTGCCGGTCTGATTTTCCAGGTAAACGAGGGCAGCCTGCGCCATGGGGTCCGGGTCCAGACATACCAGCCAGTTGGCACTGCCAGGTTCTCTAGTAATCAAGCGCACCTGGATGACATCCCCAATCCGTAAGCGATCCAGATACTTACTGGTCTTCTTGACCGGACACAGCTTGGCTTCAAGGGTATTACCGGTTACCACTAGGCCGTATTTATTCCCGAACCGGACCATGAGACCACGATCCCCATGACCGGTCTGAACAACCACTGCTGTCTGCAATCGGCCTTGCCGGGGAGGGTGCTTATGAAACTTTTGGTCCTGACGGGCCCAGAACGATTCACATTCTTGGGTGGTTAAATGCTTCAAGGGACCGCGGTAGCCATGGCGTTTAAAGAGGGCATCCAGACCTTGATCGATGGCTGCTTTGGCGGCGCGGTGCAGATCAACATCGGCAGGCGTGTAGACCTGAAAACCGGCCTGATAGAGGGGATCCCGACCATACTTGTTTTCCAGGTACTGGCGGACATACTCGGCATAATAACCGGTTTCCTCACAACGGTTGTGGCGCAAGGATTTCAAGATAAGCGCTTGATTCAAGGCCTGCCGGCTCTCATCGGGTCGGATAAACCCGGCTTCCACCATGCGGTTCAACACATATATCTGGCGTTCCTTGGCGCGGAATGGATTAAGATAGGGGGAATAGCGGCTGGGGGCCTTGGGAAGTCCGGCCAGCATAGCGCATTCCGCCAAGTTCAAATCTTCCACATGTTTGCCGAAATACTCCTGGGCCGCGGCCTCTACTCCATAAGCCCCATGTCCCAGATAGATGTGATTGAGATAAAGGGTTAAGATCTGCTCTTTAGTCAAGTAATTGTCGATGCGGTAGGCCAGAATCGCTTCCCGGATCTTCCGGGAATAGCTTTTTTCCGGGGTCAGCAGGATACTTTTGACAATCTGTTGGGTTATCGTGCTGCCCCCTTGGACAATCTCACCGGCCTGCAGATTGCGGATAAAGGCCCGCACAATACCAAAAAAATCGACCCCTGGATGCTCAAAGAAGCGGGCGTCTTCCGCGGCCACAAAGGCGGCCACCAGGTGCCAGGGAAGCCTGGAGTAAGGAACCTCGATCCGTCTTTCCGCATAAAATTCCCCGATTACCCGGCCATCTCGGGCATAAACCCGGGTGATCAGATGGGGGCGGAAATCCCGAATGGCAGTATAATCCGGTAAATCTTTGGAAAAGTGGTAATAGACATAGCCCGCCAATCCTGCCGCGCCTAGCACTACCACCAGAAAAAAGCTTAAGAAAATCCAGCCCAGGATGCGGCCCCGACGGCGGCGGCGCTCATAGGCCCTCAGCCTGGTAGTCTTAGTATCGTATTTGCGCTTAGAAAATATACTCATAATTACACCAATTGGCGATCCAGGCTGCGATACTGGATCGCTTCGGCAATATGTGGAAGTTTCAAGTGCTCTTCACCCTCCAAGTCGGCAATGGTGCGAGAGATCTTCAGAATGCGATTGTAGGCCCGGGCCGACAACCCTAAACGTTCCATAGCCGTTTCCAACAGGCGTTGGGCCTCGCTACTGAGGACACAGAATTGTTTCAGATAGCGGGGCGGCATCTGGGCGTTGCAGTAATACCGGCTGCGGGCCAAACGGTGACCCTGAATCCTCCTGGCCGCCATCACCTGGTCCCGGAGATACTTGGAACTCTCCCCATCGGCGGGGGCGGCTAATTCCTGATAGCGGACCGCGGGCACGGCCAACTGAATATCAATGCGATCCAAAAGCGGCCCCGAGATCCGGGCCTGGTAGGCCTGAATCTGGCGCGGTGTACAGGTGCAGGCCCGCTTCGGATCGCCCAGAAAGCCACAAGGGCAAGGGTTCATGGCGGCTACCAGCATGAATCGGGCCGGATAGCTCAGGGAAGCGGTAGCCCGAGACAGTGTGACCTGACCCTCTTCCAAAGGCTGCCGCAATACTTCTAATACCTGACGCTTAAATTCCGGCAATTCATCCAGGAACAGGACGCCGTTATGGGCTAGGCTGACTTCCCCGGGTCTGGGAATCCGGCCGCCGCCAATCAGCCCGGCGTCCGAGATGGTATGGTGCGGGGGGCGAAAAGGTCGGTTAGTCATCAATGGTTGATTCGGAGGCAACTGTCCCACAATGCTGTAAATTTTTGAGGTCTCCAGGGCCTCTTCAAAGCTTAACGGCGGCAGGATGGTGGGCAGACGCCGGGCCAGCATGGTCTTGCCGGCTCCGGGCGGCCCCACCATGATAACATTGTGGCCCCCGGCCGCGGCAATGACCAGGGCCCGCTTGGCCTGCTCCTGGCCTTTGACCTCGCGGAAGTCCACATCATCCCCCGGTTCCAGAGATTGCAGGGCGGGGGCGGGAGCTGGAGTTAACTCCTTACGGCCCTGCAAAAATTCGACCACCTCCGACAGGGTTTCGGTGGGATAGACCGCGGTATCCTGGACCACCGCGGCTTCAGCGGCATTCTCCCGGGGGACGATCAACCCGGCCCGGCCGTCCTGACGGGAGGCCAGGGCCATGGACAGCACCCCCCGGGTCGGCTTCAGTCGCCCATCCAGAGAAAGCTCCCCAATAATCAAATAATTATCCAGATTTTCAGGCGGGACTATCCCCTGCGCGGCCAGCAGGCCGACGGCTACCGGCAGATCAAAGCCGGTGCCTTCCTTGCGGACATCAGCCGGGGCCAGATTGATGGTCACCCGGTTCATGGGAAACTGATACCCAGAGTTTTTGAGTGCGGCTTTGACCCGATCTTTGCTCTCTTTGACTGCCGCTTCCGGCAACCCCACGGTAGTAAAGGCCGGCAGGCCCGGCGCAATATCCACCTCCACCTCGACAATGTAGGCATCCACGCCCCGTAAGGCACCGCTTTTGACCCGGGCTAACATGGCTAAGTTATTTGGCCCCGCAAGTCGCGTGGTATTTTAAATTAATAAAAGATTAACTCCATATGGGAGTTTATTATTGGCCCAAACCAGCCAATTTTTTCAATTCCATTTTTTCCGCGGTGTCTTTGAGAACCTGGGTATCGTCAATGCCCTGGCCTTCCAGGGTGACAATAAAGCGGTTGTCCACCATAATGGTCAGTTGACCCTCTTTATCTTTGTATTTGTAGTTCTCCACCGCTTGAAACCCCTGGACTTCGATAGTTTTGGTAGATTCCTCAGTGGATTCGATTTCTATTTTATGCATAAAACCCATTCCCATCGCGGCCATGGGCCCAAAACTGCTATCAATCACCGTAACTATTAAGGATTTATCCCCCGATTTATATTCTGCCTTGGCCTGGCTCATCATCATAGGGGCACTTTTCACCGTCCTCCCTTCCGGCTCTCCCACCATTTCCCAGCCAGGTAGATCGATTTTCACAAAGGGCAATAATTGTTTAAAATTTACCGGTTCTTTGGGGGCTGGGGCTTGACTCCGACCCGAAACTACCCCGAAAACCAGAATGGCGCTTAGGACCATCAGACTTCTAACCATCATGCGTTGCATTTACTACCTCCGGTTTCGCTATATTTGAACTTCTTACTGCAGCTTAACACACCTTTGATACGCCGCTACCGATTGAACCACCCAAGCAGAATACCGCCTGGCAGAGCCTCCCAGCCATTAATTTAATGAAGATTAGGTCGGAAAGTATCGGCTATGCTCAATCTTGATACATTTATTCATCACCACCTGCAACCCCGCCTCCTGGGCCTTCCGTGCCGAGGTGTTCTCGGCAAGGCCCAGTTGCATCCACACTACCTTGGCACCGATGGCGATAGCCTCATCAACGATGGCCGGGATGGCGTCGATTTTCCGAAAAATGTCGACGATATCCACCGGAAACGGGATGTCCCGGAGACTGGCATAACACTTCTGGCCCAATATCTGGTCGCACTTGGGATTGACCGGTACTATCCCATAACCCCGTTCCAGTAGGTACTTGGCTACCCGGTGACTATCCTTGTCAGGGTCGGTTGAAAGCCCGACCACGGCGATGGTTTGATTATCTTTCAGAATCGCCTTGACTTCTTCATCCATCGGATTGAATTCCGGGAGTTGACATTCAATTTCCGCCATTTTTCTCTCCCATGATAGACCGGTTGATTTTTCCGGCCTGGCAGTTCTCTCCGTCAGATTATTAGTTGATAAGTATAAATTATATATCTTATTGCCAGGATTAGCAATTTGATTCCACAATTATGCCATCCCTAATAGTATAATAAGACACTTGGGTCTCACCCTGGAAGTAGTCCTGATGCGCTTTTTGAATAAGCTCTTTAAATTGTGGGTGGCAGGAAAAAAACAATACCTGGTGCTCCTTTGAGAATTCCAGCATAACTCGAGCCGCCCCCTGCTGACGGTGGGGGTCGAACTTCACCAGCACGTCGTCCAGAATAACCGGCAAGGGTTCGCTGTGGCGGCCAAACTCCCGGGCCAGCCCCAGGCGGAGGGCCAGATAAACCTGGTCGGCCAGCCCACTGCTCCAGTTGAGCGGTTCCTTGCGACCCAGATTTTCATCTTCCAGTCTGAGGCTGCCTTGATCAGCCGAGGACACCAGCCGATAGCGCTTCCCAGTCATGGTACCCAGAAACCGACCGGCTTCCTGAATCACCTGCGGTTGCCGCTCCCGCTCGTAAATGCACCGCGCCTGCTCCAGTAGATAGTTACAGATCACCAGCGTCCCCCACCGGCGGGTGGCGTCGGCCAACTGTTCTTGGCGGCAGCGTTGCTCCCAGAGCAATTTACCCAGTTCCTCATTCCGGGCCATGTCTAAGAGAGATTTATCAAGTCCCCCAACCTCCTGCTGGGCCTTGGCCAATGATTCTTCCAATTCTTCTATCTGGTTCTCCAGTTGCTCTTTTTCCGCTTCTAGCTGTAAAGAATCGGTGCGGGCCAGTTCTTTTTCCAGACTGCACTGAGCTTGGGGGCTACCGGCGATGGTACGTAAGGCAATCTCGCTGTCCTCGATCTCCCGGCTGGCCGCGCGCCATTTATCATAATCAGTGGCCAAGCGCCGAAACTCATCTTCATCGGCGGCGTGGGCCTGCTTTAGCAAGGTCTTTAGTTGATCTTCTTTTTCTTGTAACTGATTGGCCAACCGGGTTCCCTCCATTCGGACCGCGGCCAGCTGATGATCAAGTGCCTGCCGTTGTTGTTCGTTTTTCAGGGCCGCTTCCAAAGCCCGGCGCAGAGCCTCCAGGTCCTCCACCCCGATTTCGGCGGCCAGCGGCGTCCGGCCACAAGCCGCGATTACGGTGCCAATCCGCTGGCGGGCGTCAGAGATATAATTTTTTATCTGGGTCAGGCGTTGGCGATACTCCTGCACCGCGCGCTCGGCAACCCGGGCGCTTTCTACTGCCTGCAACACCGCGTCAAAGCCTTCGGGACGCACCGTGACCGCAAGCCGGCGCTGGGCCAGCCAGTTTTGCCACTCCGATTGCCGCCGCTGCATCTCCTGGGAGGCCTTTTGGGTCTGTTGCTCGGCTTCCCGTAGTTTTTCCACCTTCTCCTGCCAATGCCGCTGGGCTTCTTGGTAGTGCCGATGCCGGTCCTGCCACTCCCGCCAATCGGCGGCAGCCTCTTCCAGCTGGCTGGCCCGAAGTTCCAGTTGAGTTGAATCAGGGGGCTGCTCGAATCCAGCCGCTTTGGCCCACTCCTGTAGATCAGCATCAAGGCTTTCCAGTTGGGCGTCGAGTTCCTGGCTTTCCGCTTCCAGGGACCTCAGGGTTTGCTCCACCTGCTCCAGATCGGCTTGCAGCATGGCGACCCGGTGGCGCTCCGCCTTTAGCTGGCGATAGCGGAGGACAAAAAGCAGCGCACTCAAGCCTATCCCGGCCAGAGAGGCAATGATCGCCGGGAGATAATCATGTTGAAAAATTAGCCAGCCAGCCAGCCCCAGCCCGGCCAAGCAGACCAGTATCAGCAGCCACCAGGGCAAAATGACCCCGCCGGCCTCTATCTGCCTTTGCAACGCTTCCCGGCGACCGTAATGATCTTGCCGGGAGGCGAGCCGGTCCTTAAACTGATTGGTAGCCAACTCTCGCTGCTGTAAAAGGGGCCGCAGCAGCCGCACCGCCTGTTGTTGTTGCTGCCATTGCGCCTCGTCCAGGCGCGGCAGGGGAAGCTCGTTAAGCCATGCCTGGGCCTCCTCCGTCAGTCTCCGGGCCTCGGCCTCAGCTTCGGCGCGGCCCTGATAGTGGGCCTGTTGCTGTTCATAGCGTCGCTCTACGGCGGCCAAGGAGCGGCCCAACTCTTGCGCCTGCTGGCGGACCTGGACGGAGGTGTCCAACCGGGCTATCCGGGCCGAGTCCCAGTCGGGTCCCAAATCCTGTAAACGCCGGTGCAATTCCGCCTCAGCCTGTTCGGTCGCACTCTTAACTAAAGGATAGTCTTTGAGAGCCGCGGCCAGCTTTTCCCGTTCGCCCAGCAAGGCTTCGATGTCTGGTTGGTGGCTCAGGACCCCCAGGTCCAGGGAAAGTCGCAGCTTTTCTTCCTGCAGCAGCGCGGCTTGATCTTCGCTGGCTTTTTGATTTTGTTTAACATGGTCGATTTCCGTCTTTAGATCATCAAAGCGCTTCAATCCATCCGGAGGGAAATTTTCGGCAAATTTCAGGCTTGCGGCCTTTTCGCGGGCCAGACCCAGACGCACCCAGGAGGGTCGGGCCTGTTCCAGTTGCTCCAGGCGCTTTAAGTCTTGGTGGAGATTCTGCAGCTGCTGCCGGTTTTCCCGGATCTGCTGCTGCAATTGGGCCTTTCTCTCCTGGGCACGGGCATATGCCGTGGATAATTCCTGGAGACCAGCAATTTGAGTCCTGGTCTGATTAATCTGGTGGACTAACTGATTGATCAGCGGTTTGCGACCGGTTTTCCTCAGCAGGGCTTTGAGCTCCTTGTCAAGGGTCTGGACCGCAGAAGGCAATGACTCCGCCCCCAGCCCGGCGCCGGCGGCAAACAGACGACGGCGCACCCCGTCTTCGGAAAGAACTTCCAGACGCTGCAATTCGGTCAATCCGATGGCAAAGACGTGCTCAAAGGTTTGCCGGTCTAAACCACCCAGGAAACGCTCAGCCAGGTCCGCCTTTTCAATGGTTCCGCCATCCATGCTGATGGTCGCCTGGCGGCCAATTCGCTCAATCACCAGCCGTCGGCAGTCCTGCGTAACTAGTTGTAATCGGCCACCATGATTGCCCCCTCGCTGTGGTTTATAATCGTTGCGTTTGGCTCGAGGCGGCGGGAAGTCGAACAGCATGGTGCGGATGAACTCCATCAGGGTGGTTTTGCCGCACTCATTATCTCCCAAAAACAGGACCAGACCAGGGGGGAAAGGGCGAATGCCTTGATTGTGGTAAATGCCAAAACCATCAATATAAAAGCCGCTAATCTGCATCAGCTACTCTTCATCTTTCAGCAACAGGTCCAATCCCAGGGTTTCAGCATCGCTTAGCATGGCCAGCAGTTCTGCCTTCGTGAGTTTCTTGAGATACCGGGCAATAGGGTAGTGCTCCGTTTTTTGAGTAAGCAAATCATGGATGAGGGCCGCCGGCTGTGGCTCTTGGCGGATGGCTTCCGCGGCCCGCAAAAAATCCCCAACAAAATCCTGCACCTGACGCCTAAGGTCGATATCCAGTGGCGGCCGCGTCCGGGTCTGCACCGATTCTACCCAGACGAAATCGGGACGCTCGGTCTCTCCTTCCCGTAGGGGCAGGGCCAGATCCCGCTCCGGGTTTATCTGTCGGAGCTGGCCATGCAGACCGCTTCTGCCAACCAAT is part of the Deltaproteobacteria bacterium genome and harbors:
- a CDS encoding vitamin B12-dependent ribonucleotide reductase, translating into MISTAIDREIGGDLPLSSNALVVLKKRYLKKDNQGEVCEAATDMFERVAGTIAQVDRLYDPEADVAATSRKFYDLMASLAFMPNSPTLMNAGRELGQLSACFVLPVEDSIDSIFEAIKHTALIHKSGGGTGFSFSRIRPENDPVLSTKGVASGPISFMNIFDVATETIKQGGTRRGANMGILRVDHPDIEKFITCKNKLDRLNNFNISVALTDAFMTAVAHGTEFPLVNPRTGVVVKKVNAAVLFDMIVQSAWATGEPGVIFLDAINRGNTIPHVGDIEATNPCGEQPLLPYESCNLGSLNLAHVAAAGSIDYARLKELVWTAVHFLDNVIDANNFPLPVIGERTLQNRKIGLGVMGFADLLVRLGIPYNSEEAVQTAEEVMGFIQAESRAASAELAARRGNFPNFPGSIYDGNGHGQMRHATTTTVAPTGTISIIAGCSSGVEPLFAISFVRRVLDGAELVEVHPYFEEVARRRGFYSPELMKQIAQQGTIRDIKEIPKDIRRLFVTAHDVSPQWHIRIQAAFQKYTDNAVSKTVNFPQSAAAEDVRQVYVMAHELGLKGVTIYRDGSRPEQVLSFGAQKAPEERYIAPRPRPTRTMGVTQLINTGCGKLYVTVNRDEVGFCEVFAQMGKTGGCASSQIESTGRLISLALRSGVKVESIIKQISGIRCPNPIWQNGRQVLSCPDAIAQVLAAEAQVEITETEVTMGSCPDCGGAVEREGGCIVCRACGFSRCS
- a CDS encoding YifB family Mg chelatase-like AAA ATPase: MLARVKSGALRGVDAYIVEVEVDIAPGLPAFTTVGLPEAAVKESKDRVKAALKNSGYQFPMNRVTINLAPADVRKEGTGFDLPVAVGLLAAQGIVPPENLDNYLIIGELSLDGRLKPTRGVLSMALASRQDGRAGLIVPRENAAEAAVVQDTAVYPTETLSEVVEFLQGRKELTPAPAPALQSLEPGDDVDFREVKGQEQAKRALVIAAAGGHNVIMVGPPGAGKTMLARRLPTILPPLSFEEALETSKIYSIVGQLPPNQPLMTNRPFRPPHHTISDAGLIGGGRIPRPGEVSLAHNGVLFLDELPEFKRQVLEVLRQPLEEGQVTLSRATASLSYPARFMLVAAMNPCPCGFLGDPKRACTCTPRQIQAYQARISGPLLDRIDIQLAVPAVRYQELAAPADGESSKYLRDQVMAARRIQGHRLARSRYYCNAQMPPRYLKQFCVLSSEAQRLLETAMERLGLSARAYNRILKISRTIADLEGEEHLKLPHIAEAIQYRSLDRQLV
- a CDS encoding AAA family ATPase codes for the protein MQISGFYIDGFGIYHNQGIRPFPPGLVLFLGDNECGKTTLMEFIRTMLFDFPPPRAKRNDYKPQRGGNHGGRLQLVTQDCRRLVIERIGRQATISMDGGTIEKADLAERFLGGLDRQTFEHVFAIGLTELQRLEVLSEDGVRRRLFAAGAGLGAESLPSAVQTLDKELKALLRKTGRKPLINQLVHQINQTRTQIAGLQELSTAYARAQERKAQLQQQIRENRQQLQNLHQDLKRLEQLEQARPSWVRLGLAREKAASLKFAENFPPDGLKRFDDLKTEIDHVKQNQKASEDQAALLQEEKLRLSLDLGVLSHQPDIEALLGEREKLAAALKDYPLVKSATEQAEAELHRRLQDLGPDWDSARIARLDTSVQVRQQAQELGRSLAAVERRYEQQQAHYQGRAEAEAEARRLTEEAQAWLNELPLPRLDEAQWQQQQQAVRLLRPLLQQRELATNQFKDRLASRQDHYGRREALQRQIEAGGVILPWWLLILVCLAGLGLAGWLIFQHDYLPAIIASLAGIGLSALLFVLRYRQLKAERHRVAMLQADLEQVEQTLRSLEAESQELDAQLESLDADLQEWAKAAGFEQPPDSTQLELRASQLEEAAADWREWQDRHRHYQEAQRHWQEKVEKLREAEQQTQKASQEMQRRQSEWQNWLAQRRLAVTVRPEGFDAVLQAVESARVAERAVQEYRQRLTQIKNYISDARQRIGTVIAACGRTPLAAEIGVEDLEALRRALEAALKNEQQRQALDHQLAAVRMEGTRLANQLQEKEDQLKTLLKQAHAADEDEFRRLATDYDKWRAASREIEDSEIALRTIAGSPQAQCSLEKELARTDSLQLEAEKEQLENQIEELEESLAKAQQEVGGLDKSLLDMARNEELGKLLWEQRCRQEQLADATRRWGTLVICNYLLEQARCIYERERQPQVIQEAGRFLGTMTGKRYRLVSSADQGSLRLEDENLGRKEPLNWSSGLADQVYLALRLGLAREFGRHSEPLPVILDDVLVKFDPHRQQGAARVMLEFSKEHQVLFFSCHPQFKELIQKAHQDYFQGETQVSYYTIRDGIIVESNC
- a CDS encoding PBP1A family penicillin-binding protein; translation: MSIFSKRKYDTKTTRLRAYERRRRRGRILGWIFLSFFLVVVLGAAGLAGYVYYHFSKDLPDYTAIRDFRPHLITRVYARDGRVIGEFYAERRIEVPYSRLPWHLVAAFVAAEDARFFEHPGVDFFGIVRAFIRNLQAGEIVQGGSTITQQIVKSILLTPEKSYSRKIREAILAYRIDNYLTKEQILTLYLNHIYLGHGAYGVEAAAQEYFGKHVEDLNLAECAMLAGLPKAPSRYSPYLNPFRAKERQIYVLNRMVEAGFIRPDESRQALNQALILKSLRHNRCEETGYYAEYVRQYLENKYGRDPLYQAGFQVYTPADVDLHRAAKAAIDQGLDALFKRHGYRGPLKHLTTQECESFWARQDQKFHKHPPRQGRLQTAVVVQTGHGDRGLMVRFGNKYGLVVTGNTLEAKLCPVKKTSKYLDRLRIGDVIQVRLITREPGSANWLVCLDPDPMAQAALVYLENQTGKVRVLMGGKDFSDSPFNRAIQARRQPGSAFKPIIYAAAIEKGYGPHSMLLDAPIALPGGKPGKLWTPKNYDGKFFGPTPLATALARSRNIPTVRLLISIGLPQLMKISQQLGITSEIYPNYSSALGSSEVTLMELTRAYTVFPNQGQLVRPIFIERVEDRDGRILEEHRPFKQPAISPRTAQIMTELLVGVVQRGTGQRVKVLKRPIGGKTGTTNRCRDAWFIGFTPLSTAGVWVGMDNEQPLGSRETGSQAAAPIFIAFMREALKNQPVEDFPDLPVGRYAQESRSPEYDDEISVAEGTQIDQEYWLEERRDSLSQAPIQSFFKRDLEE
- a CDS encoding CoA-binding protein, with product MECQLPEFNPMDEEVKAILKDNQTIAVVGLSTDPDKDSHRVAKYLLERGYGIVPVNPKCDQILGQKCYASLRDIPFPVDIVDIFRKIDAIPAIVDEAIAIGAKVVWMQLGLAENTSARKAQEAGLQVVMNKCIKIEHSRYFPT